DNA sequence from the Deltaproteobacteria bacterium genome:
AAGCTGCCGTGTATATATCTTGTCGATAGTGGCGGTGCCTTTCTTCCGTTGCAAGACGAAATTTTCCCTGACCGCTTTCATTTTGGAAGAATTTTTTACAACCAGGCGCTCATGAGCAGCATGGGGATACCTCAAATTTCTGTTGTCCTCGGCTCCTGCACCGCTGGTGGAGCATATGTTCCGGCCATGAGCGATGAAACTATAATGGTTAGGGGAAATGCCTCAATATTCCTAGGAGGCCCACCTCTAGTAAAGGCTGCAACTGGCGAAATCGTATCCGCCGAGGAGCTAGGCGGCACGGATGTCCACTGCGGGATTAGCGGGGTCAGCGACCACAGCGCGGACAACGAAGTAGATGCACTTAAGCGTGCCAGGGAGATTATTGCATCACTTGGCCCCGAATCCTCGAGCATTGAGCGCTTAGTTGCTAAACATTCGACAGAGCCTCCACTATACGATCCACAAGAAATATATGGCATAGTAGGTGCGGATCTGCGAAAGAGTTTCTCCGTTATGGAAGTAATAGCCCGCCTCGTAGATGGCTCGAGGTTTGAGGAATTCAAGGCCCAATACGGCAAGACTATTAAATGTGGCTTTTCGCACATTTATGGCTTCTTAGTTGGCGTAATCGCTAACGACGGCATCTTGTTTAGCGAGTCTGCGCTAAAGGCAACTCACTTTATACAGCTCTGCAACCAACGTGGCATTCCACTGCTTTTTTTGCAAAACGTAGTTGGTTTTATGGTTGGCAAATCATACGAACACGATGGAATAGCTAAGCATGGTGCTAAAATGGTTACTGCCGTGGCAACGTCCTCGGTTCCAAAGTTTACTCTAATCATTGGGGGATCATTTGGCGCTGGTAACTACGGCATGTGCGGAAGAGCTTACGATCCGCGCTTCCTCTTCACATGGCCAAATTCGCAAATCTCAGTCATGGGAGAGGACCAAGCCGCCGAAGTAATGGCACAAGTTAAATTTGACAACTCTGACAACCCGACTTGTCACTCGGAGAGAAATGAGTTTAAGTCTAAAATTAAAGAAAAATATAGGAACGAAAATGGCGCCTGGTATGCCTCGGCACGCCTCTGGGATGACGGCATTATAGATCCTTTAAAGACTCGCGAGACATTAGCTTTGGCCTTTGCTAGTAGTTTAATTGCGCAGGACTCTAGTTCTCGATTTGGAATATTTAGAATGTAACTCTAAAGAAATCACTTGCTCAGAAGAAATGAAATCCATTCTTATTGCCAATAGAGGCGAAATCGCCCTTCGCATAATAAGCACTGCCCGAAAACTTGGGCTTCGCACAATTGCCATTTACTCGGACGCAGACTACTCAAATCCCCACGCACAAGCGGCAGATCAGGCATTCAATGTGGGAGGCGCAGTAGCGAGCGAGTCCTATTTAAACGCAGCTAAGATTCTTTCTGTAGCAATAGCTGCGAAAGCTGATGCCATACATCCTGGATACGGCTTCCTATCGGAGAATCCGGATTTCGCGAGACAGACCATCGACGCGGGTCTTATCTTTATTGGCCCGGACGCCAGCGCCATGCGCTCGCTCGGGCACAAAGACAGCGCGCGCAAACTCGCCTCGAAAATTGGGATACCCGTTATCCCAGGCTATGATGGCGAGAAAACTGATTTAGCAACTTTAGTCACACGCGCACAAGACATCGGGTTTCCGCTATTAATAAAAGCTAGAGCTGGAGGCGGTGGTCGGGGGATGCGAGAGGTAAACGAGGTTAAGGATTTACAAAATGCCATAGAAGCCGCTAAACGAGAGTCAAAAGCTTATTTTGGGGACGAGCACCTAATCCTAGAAAAACTAATACAGCGAGCTCGTCACATCGAGATACAAATTCTTGCAGACCATTTTGGGAATGCGCTCCATTTTTGGGAGAGGGACTGCACCTTGCAGCGCCGTGCGCAAAAAATAGTCGAGGAATCGCCTAGTGCTTACATTGAAGACGAATTGCGCGCCAAGTTATGCGAAAGTGCCTTAAAGCTAATTAAAGCCTGTAACTACACAAATGCCGCAACTGTGGAATTCTTGATTCCGCTCGATAAAAACAATATGAGCAAGGCTTTCTTTTTCCTCGAAGCCAATTGCCGCATTCAAGTTGAACACCCAATCACAGAGATGATTTTCGGCATAGATCTAATTGAATGGCAAATACGCATTGCTCGTGGCGAAAAGCTTTCCTTATCACAGAGCGATATTAAACCTACAGGAGTAGCAATAGAAGCGCGCGTATATGCGGAAGCGCCACAACAAAAGTTTCTGCCCAAATCTGGAAGAGTAGCTGACCTCACTTTCCCCGAGATCGCACAATCCCAGCTACGCATAGATCACGCCCTGGAGAAGGGATTAACTATATCGACAAATTACGATTCGCTGCTAATGAAGCTCATTGCGAGTGGCGAAACTCGCTTAGCCGCCATTGAGCGCCTAAGATTGGCATTACAGCAAACAAGAATTTGCGGCGTTCAAAATAATATTTCCTTTTTGCTTAGCATACTATCGCACCAGGATGTCGCCTCAAATAACACAGATACTAAATGGGTCGATAGGAAAATTGACGAACTAATCGAAAGTAGCGTTATTTCCCTATCACTCGCCAAAGTAGCAATGTCGGTTTTCTTGATTCATGAAATATTTAGCTCAATTCAATTACATTTGCGGCAAAACCCAAACGATCCTTTCTGCACACTTATTTATTGGAGACCAGATACGTCCTTAACGCGAGCCAAAACAGAAATTGCAAGCACCTTCTTGGATTACGACATGCGAGAACATGGCGTAGATTTAACTCAAAAACTACGCGCCAGGTTAATCAGCTACGCTAAACTAAAGAGCAATAAGCATATATTTACACTTGGCATAAACGATGGCGTTCATGAGGTTTGCGTCGAGCATGAACCTAGCCTAGAACTACGTAGCCTGCAAATTGAATTCGATGGAGTTGCGTATAAGTCGCTCATCGATAGTGCTACAGAAATGTCTGCTGCTAACATTTACGTCGAAGAGAAATCATTTTCGATTTATCAGAGCGAACGATCGGGCTCACATGCAGGTGCAGCATCCTTTGGAGAAACCCAAGTGGTAGCGCCACTGCCAGGAACGGTAATCGACTTGCTAGTTAAACCCAAAGAGGTGGTTAAGAAGGGCACGGTAATAGCAATAATAGAATCGATGAAAATTGAGCATTCTATTTTGTGCACGGACGACGCGATTATAAAAGACATTCTCGTAACCGTAGGCATGTCCGTAAATGAGGGCCAAGAATTAGTGCTTCTCGGCGAACTAAGCATTAGCGATCGAGATAACTTTAGCGAGTAAGACAAACAAATAAGCCAACGACGAGATTCGAACTCGTGACCTATGCTTTACGAGAGCATTGCTCTACCAGCTGAGCTACGTTGGCAATTGCGCTAGCAACAACTATCAATCGCTATAACAGCGTGGCATCTACCACTAGACATAGAAAGTAAAGCGAGAGATAGGCATTTGAAAAGTTAAACACTTCCTTCGCTTTAAGCATCTCTACATTCTCTGCAAAACCCGTGCGCTTAAGATGCCATATCTTCCAAGAAAAAACCACACTTAATGATAACATGACAAGCAGTGAAAACCATCCCAAATATTCATTTGAAAGTACAAGGATGACTGTAGTTGGAATTAGACATAAGGCATAGAACAACATCCCATTAAGGGTCGCATCCCGCCCAGCAACAACAGGCAGCATTGGGATACCCGCTCGCTTATAATCAGAATTCTTATTGAGAGCCAAAGCCCAAAAATGTGGCGGGGTCCAGAAGAAAATAACCAAAAACAGTAACAGCGCAGTAAACTCTAACTCTCCCTTAATAGCTACCCATCCCACCAATGGCGGTATGGCACCCGCAACGCCACCGATCACTATATTTTGCGCCGTAATTCGCTTTAGCCATAGCGTGTAAATCAACACGTAAAACAAATGCCCACTAAGAGCCACGAGCGAGGCACTAAGACCAACAAAGCTATAGAGGACAAAGAAACCGCTTGCCCCTGCGATTATAGCAAACAGATATGCCGATAGAAGACCAAGCCTACCAACTGCCATAGGGCGATTCTTAGTTCTCTGCATCAGAGCATCGATATCTCTATCGAGGATGCAGTTCATCGCATTAGCGGATGCCGATATTAGAGCGCCACCCAGAAGAACCCAAACTACCAACGGCATCGAAACATTTCCACCAGATGCAAGCACCATGGTGCAAAAAGTCGATATCAACAGCAACGCAATGATTTTTGGCTTAGTTAAGCTAAATAAGTCGCTAAAATATGTCGTGCAAGTAGCACCTTGCGATACAGTCGCATATGATGGATTTACCGACATCCGACCTTTGCCATTTAGGGAACCATGCTCTTCTGAATTCGCCGCATAAACCACGTACCACTTAGCGATTTCGACATATTCAAAAGTTCAAACAATATCAATTGCGCAACCGCTAGATGTAAAACAGCTACCCAGATGGGAATATACATCAAAACGTTTGCAACTCCCAAAGCAAACTGAAGTAAGGTTAAGAAAAAAACGCGCCGCAAGCTAGAAGCCTGATCCATCAGCAATAGAGATTTGCGCCCAAAAAAATAAATGGCTGTAATGCAAGTTAACAAAAAAACTGCCAACGCTCGATGGGATATTTGCAATAACTGAGGCGCGGTGGCCTCAGGCGGCAACAGACTACCGTTACATAAAGGAAAACCCTCGCAAACTAGAGCTGCCCCACTGCTACCAACAAAACCACCCAATACTATCTGCAAAAAAACAAAACCACTTAGTATTAAGAGCACGAAATTAACACTTCGCGCTCTCTTTGGCTCAGATTTATTCTCTTCGCAATTTTCGCACTTCGGACAAATCCTTTCGGCTGCCAATAACGCCAGTAACTGAAAAAAAACACTGCCAAGTGCTAAATGAGCAGTAATAATAAAGGGATTAAGCTGAAAAATAACCGTAAGGCCACCCATTACGGATTGGATCATGACCAATATTAGAAGAAAAACGACTAGCTTATACAGGAAAGTATAAGTTTTTCGGCTGCGAAACACTAAGTGCAACATTGCTAAGGAACACAGCACTACAAAACCAGCTATAACCCTGTGTATATATTCCTGAGCCACGCCATGCGTAAACTCAGGAACTATTCTTCCAAAACAGAGCGGCCAGTCGGGACACGACAAGCCAGCACCAGTTGCTCTAACAAAGCCACCCAACGAAATGAGCACCAGTGTCAATAACGCGGTAACTCCGCTTAAAACTCTAATAATTTTTAAATCAGC
Encoded proteins:
- a CDS encoding methylcrotonoyl-CoA carboxylase, encoding MSILKSNLNINSEQYKKNYLDYQSLLAKLNSYLQNSLTPHSKKTEELARRRNKLLVEERITHLLDPGSPYLAVAPLAGAEVYEGLPPGAGIHTLIARISGRKCMVIANNSTIKGGTYFPLTVKKHLRAQEIAVENKLPCIYLVDSGGAFLPLQDEIFPDRFHFGRIFYNQALMSSMGIPQISVVLGSCTAGGAYVPAMSDETIMVRGNASIFLGGPPLVKAATGEIVSAEELGGTDVHCGISGVSDHSADNEVDALKRAREIIASLGPESSSIERLVAKHSTEPPLYDPQEIYGIVGADLRKSFSVMEVIARLVDGSRFEEFKAQYGKTIKCGFSHIYGFLVGVIANDGILFSESALKATHFIQLCNQRGIPLLFLQNVVGFMVGKSYEHDGIAKHGAKMVTAVATSSVPKFTLIIGGSFGAGNYGMCGRAYDPRFLFTWPNSQISVMGEDQAAEVMAQVKFDNSDNPTCHSERNEFKSKIKEKYRNENGAWYASARLWDDGIIDPLKTRETLALAFASSLIAQDSSSRFGIFRM
- a CDS encoding ATP-grasp domain-containing protein, which translates into the protein MKSILIANRGEIALRIISTARKLGLRTIAIYSDADYSNPHAQAADQAFNVGGAVASESYLNAAKILSVAIAAKADAIHPGYGFLSENPDFARQTIDAGLIFIGPDASAMRSLGHKDSARKLASKIGIPVIPGYDGEKTDLATLVTRAQDIGFPLLIKARAGGGGRGMREVNEVKDLQNAIEAAKRESKAYFGDEHLILEKLIQRARHIEIQILADHFGNALHFWERDCTLQRRAQKIVEESPSAYIEDELRAKLCESALKLIKACNYTNAATVEFLIPLDKNNMSKAFFFLEANCRIQVEHPITEMIFGIDLIEWQIRIARGEKLSLSQSDIKPTGVAIEARVYAEAPQQKFLPKSGRVADLTFPEIAQSQLRIDHALEKGLTISTNYDSLLMKLIASGETRLAAIERLRLALQQTRICGVQNNISFLLSILSHQDVASNNTDTKWVDRKIDELIESSVISLSLAKVAMSVFLIHEIFSSIQLHLRQNPNDPFCTLIYWRPDTSLTRAKTEIASTFLDYDMREHGVDLTQKLRARLISYAKLKSNKHIFTLGINDGVHEVCVEHEPSLELRSLQIEFDGVAYKSLIDSATEMSAANIYVEEKSFSIYQSERSGSHAGAASFGETQVVAPLPGTVIDLLVKPKEVVKKGTVIAIIESMKIEHSILCTDDAIIKDILVTVGMSVNEGQELVLLGELSISDRDNFSE
- a CDS encoding protoheme IX farnesyltransferase, with the protein product MVYAANSEEHGSLNGKGRMSVNPSYATVSQGATCTTYFSDLFSLTKPKIIALLLISTFCTMVLASGGNVSMPLVVWVLLGGALISASANAMNCILDRDIDALMQRTKNRPMAVGRLGLLSAYLFAIIAGASGFFVLYSFVGLSASLVALSGHLFYVLIYTLWLKRITAQNIVIGGVAGAIPPLVGWVAIKGELEFTALLLFLVIFFWTPPHFWALALNKNSDYKRAGIPMLPVVAGRDATLNGMLFYALCLIPTTVILVLSNEYLGWFSLLVMLSLSVVFSWKIWHLKRTGFAENVEMLKAKEVFNFSNAYLSLYFLCLVVDATLL
- a CDS encoding COX15/CtaA family protein, encoding MADLKIIRVLSGVTALLTLVLISLGGFVRATGAGLSCPDWPLCFGRIVPEFTHGVAQEYIHRVIAGFVVLCSLAMLHLVFRSRKTYTFLYKLVVFLLILVMIQSVMGGLTVIFQLNPFIITAHLALGSVFFQLLALLAAERICPKCENCEENKSEPKRARSVNFVLLILSGFVFLQIVLGGFVGSSGAALVCEGFPLCNGSLLPPEATAPQLLQISHRALAVFLLTCITAIYFFGRKSLLLMDQASSLRRVFFLTLLQFALGVANVLMYIPIWVAVLHLAVAQLILFELLNMSKSLSGTWFMRRIQKSMVP